In the Juglans microcarpa x Juglans regia isolate MS1-56 chromosome 6D, Jm3101_v1.0, whole genome shotgun sequence genome, one interval contains:
- the LOC121234562 gene encoding pentatricopeptide repeat-containing protein At5g50280, chloroplastic, translated as MSFTRQHPTHPFPFIHSHHPYHHSPKPFISLLCKTPKRFSLFATPPTSATSHSSDLIFLPFLQDEKLQQEEDDVESPDDVEEEEEEEEEEEEEDPEDPMMRFFKSRTADSIKDPQPEGKLSLQKNRRSSWHLSVGIESVEEPEIEFDAEKTVIEEKEQIDSASSGSSVLPEGVVGEIFQIARDLPENTTMGEVLGGFEERVGEKECVEVLGLMGEEGLLRGCLYFYEWMSLQEPSLVSPRACSILFPLMGRAGMGDELMVLFRNLPSKKEFRDVHVYNAAISGLLCSRRYDDAWKVYETMETNNVHPDDVTGSIMITIMRKSGRSAKDAWEFFERLNRKGVKWSIEVLGALVKSFCDEGLKKQALIIQAEMERKGISPNTIVYNTLIDAFGKSNQIEEAEGLFAEMKVKGLKPTSVTYNTLMNAYSRRMQPEIIEKLLIEMQDTGLKPNAKSYTCLISAYGRQKKMSDMAADAFLRMKKVGIKPTSHSYTALIHAYSISGWHQKAYTAFENMQREGTKPSIETYTALLDAFRRAGDTQTLMKIWKLMNSEKVEGTRVTFNILLDGFAKQGHYIEARDVVSEFGKIGLQPTVMTYNMLMNAYARGGQHSKLPQLLNEMAALNLKPDSITYSTMIYAYVRVRDFRKAFFYHKKMVKSRQVPDARSYQKLRAILDVKAATKNRKDKSAILGIINSQMGLLKAKKKRKKDEFWKTKKRHVRTHNSDHGGQ; from the exons ATGTCTTTCACACGCCAACACCCCACTCAtccatttcctttcattcactCCCACCATCCGTACCACCACTCTCCTAAACCTTTCATTTCACTGCTCTGCAAAACCCCAAAGCGCTTCTCTCTGTTTGCAACTCCACCCACTTCCGCCACCTCTCACTCCTCAGACCtcatttttctcccttttctccAAGATGAAAAATTACAGCAAGAAGAAGATGACGTAGAATCACCAGATgatgtagaagaagaagaagaagaggaggaggaggaggaggaggaggaccCAGAAGACCCAATGATGAGGTTCTTCAAGTCTCGCACTGCAGATTCAATTAAAGACCCTCAGCCCGAAGGTAAACTTTCCCTCCAAAAGAATCGCCGATCTTCTTGGCACCTTTCCGTCGGAATCGAATCAGTAGAGGAACCCGAAATCGAATTCGATGCTGAAAAAACTGTcattgaagaaaaagaacaaatagATTCTGCGAGCTCGGGTTCGAGCGTATTGCCCGAGGGCGTTGTGGGTGAGATTTTTCAAATTGCGAGGGACTTACCGGAGAATACGACTATGGGAGAGGTATTGGGGGGTTTTGAAGAAAGGGTTGGTGAGAAAGAGTGTGTGGAGGTGTTGGGTCTAATGGGTGAGGAAGGTCTTCTAAGGGGCTGCTTGTATTTCTATGAATGGATGAGTTTGCAGGAACCATCGCTTGTTTCGCCTCGGGCATGTTCCATTTTGTTTCCGCTGATGGGGAGAGCTGGGATGGGCGATGAGCTGATGGTCTTGTTTAGGAACTTACCATCTAAGAAGGAATTCAGGGATGTTCATGTTTATAATGCAGCAATTTCAGGGCTTTTGTGCAGTCGAAG GTACGATGATGCTTGGAAGGTGTATGAGACAATGGAAACAAATAATGTGCATCCGGATGATGTGACAGGTTCTATTATGATAACGATCATGAGAAAAAGTGGCCGTAGTGCAAAAGATGCGTGGGAGTTCTTTGAGAGATTGAACAGAAAAGGGGTCAAATGGAGTATAGAGGTTTTAGGAGCTCTAGTTAAATCATTCTGTGATGAGGGCCTAAAGAAACAAGCCCTTATCATCCAAGCTGAAATGGAGAGGAAAGGGATTTCCCCAAATACCATAGTGTATAACACATTAATTGATGCTTTTGGTAAATCCAATCAAATTGAAGAAGCTGAAGGTCTTTTTGCTGAGATGAAAGTGAAAGGGCTAAAACCCACATCTGTCACATATAACACTCTAATGAATGCATACAGCAGAAGAATGCAGCCTGAGATCATCGAGAAACTCCTGATTGAAATGCAGGATACGGGCTTGAAGCCAAATGCCAAATCATATACATGCCTCATTAGTGCATATGGGAGGCAGAAGAAGATGAGTGACATGGCTGCAGATGCATTTTTGAGGATGAAGAAAGTTGGCATAAAACCTACTTCACATTCTTATACAGCTCTTATCCATGCTTATTCGATCAGTGGCTGGCATCAGAAAGCTTATACTGCATTTGAAAACATGCAAAGGGAAGGGACAAAACCCTCAATAGAAACATATACGGCTTTGCTGGATGCATTTAGGCGTGCTGGTGACACCCAGACATTGATGAAAATATGGAAGTTGATGAACAGTGAGAAAGTTGAAGGGACTCGAGTGACATTCAACATTCTTCTTGATGGATTTGCCAAGCAAGGTCACTACATTGAGGCAAGGGATGTCGTATCTGAATTTGGAAAGATAGGATTGCAGCCAACCGTTAtgacatataacatgttgatgaATGCATATGCACGGGGAGGACAACACTCAAAGTTGCCGCAACTGTTGAATGAGATGGCAGCTCTGAATCTAAAACCTGATTCTATCACATATTCAACCATGATCTATGCTTATGTCCGTGTTCGTGATTTCAGGAAGGcatttttttatcacaaaaagATGGTAAAGAGTAGACAAGTTCCAGATGCCAGATCCTATCAGAAGCTTAGGGCAATTTTGGATGTAAAAGCCGCAACAAAGAACAGGAAAGACAAGAGTGCTATACTTGGTATAATTAATAGCCAAATGGGTTTGTTGAAAGctaagaagaagagaaagaaagatgaaTTCTGGAAGACCAAGAAAAGACATGTAAGAACTCATAACTCTGATCATGGTGGACAGTGA
- the LOC121235329 gene encoding adenosylhomocysteinase-like has translation MVFAVSKTSSGREYKVRDMSQADVGRLEIDLAEVEMPGLVSCRSEFGPSQPLSGARITGSLHMTIQTAVLIETLTALGAEVRWCSCNIFSTQDHAAAAIARDSAPVFAWKGETLEEYWWCTEKALDWGPGGGPDLIVDDGGDATLLIHEGLNAEEEYERSGRLPDPTSAGENAEFRIVLGILREGLLADPKRYRMMKERLVGVSEETTTGVKRLYQMQANGTLLFPAVNVNDSVFKSKFDNLYGCRHSLPDGLMRATDVMIAGKIAVVCGYGDVGKGCAAALKQAGARVIVTEIDPICALQALMEGIPVLTLEDVVSEADIFVTTTGNKDIIMVHHMKKMKNNAIVCNIGHFDNEIDMHGLETYPGIKCITIKPQTDRWLFPETNHGIIVLAEGRLMNLGCATGHPSFVMSCSFTNQVIAQLELWNERGTGKYEKKVYVLPKHLDEKVAALHLGKLGAKLTKLTPAQAAYNSVPVEGPYKPPHYRY, from the exons ATGGTCTTCGCAGTATCCAAAACCTCTTCCGGCCGCGAATACAAGGTGAGGGACATGTCTCAGGCAGACGTCGGTCGCCTGGAGATTGACCTTGCCGAGGTGGAGATGCCGGGGCTCGTGTCCTGCCGCTCCGAGTTCGGCCCGTCCCAACCCCTCTCAGGTGCCCGCATCACAGGGTCCCTGCACATGACCATCCAGACCGCCGTCCTCATCGAGACCCTCACAGCCCTCGGCGCCGAGGTCCGTTGGTGCTCCTGCAACATCTTCTCCACGCAGGACCATGCTGCTGCCGCCATCGCCCGCGACTCTGCCCCCGTTTTCGCTTGGAAGGGCGAGACCCTCGAGGAGTACTGGTGGTGCACTGAGAAGGCCCTCGACTGGGGCCCCGGCGGTGGCCCCGACCTTATCGTCGACGACGGTGGGGACGCGACTCTTTTGATCCACGAGGGCCTGAATGCCGAGGAGGAGTATGAGAGGAGTGGGAGGCTGCCGGACCCAACGTCGGCGGGCGAAAATGCCGAGTTTCGGATTGTGTTGGGGATACTCAGGGAAGGATTGTTGGCGGACCCCAAGAGGTATAGGATGATGAAGGAGAGGTTGGTCGGAGTCTCGGAGGAGACCACCACTGGGGTTAAGAGGCTGTACCAGATGCAAGCCAACGGGACCTTGTTGTTCCCTGCCGTTAATGTCAATGATTCTGTTTTCAAGAGCAAG TTCGATAACTTGTATGGTTGTCGCCATTCACTCCCTGATGGTCTCATGAGGGCTACTGATGTCATGATTGCTGGCAAGATTGCTGTTGTTTGTGGGTATGGAGATGTTGGCAAGGGTTGTGCTGCTGCTCTCAAGCAGGCTGGTGCTCGTGTGATTGTGACTGAAATTGATCCAATTTGTGCTCTTCAAGCCCTTATGGAAGGCATTCCAGTCCTAACCCTTGAAGATGTTGTCTCAGAAGCTGACATTTTTGTGACCACCACAGGGAACAAGGACATCATCATGGTTCaccacatgaagaagatgaagaacaatGCAATTGTATGCAACATTGGCCATTTTGACAATGAGATTGATATGCATGGTCTGGAAACTTACCCTGGTATAAAGTGCATCACAATCAAGCCACAGACTGATCGCTGGCTCTTCCCGGAAACCAATCATGGTATCATTGTTCTTGCTGAAGGGCGGCTCATGAATTTGGGTTGTGCAACTGGGCATCCCAGCTTTGTTATGTCCTGCTCTTTCACAAACCAGGTGATTGCTCAGCTTGAACTGTGGAACGAGAGGGGAACTGGAAAGTATGAGAAGAAGGTATATGTGCTGCCCAAGCATTTGGATGAGAAGGTCGCAGCCCTTCATCTTGGAAAACTTGGGGCTAAGCTTACCAAGCTTACCCCTGCTCAAGCTGCATACAATAGTGTCCCTGTTGAAGGTCCTTACAAGCCCCCCCACTACAGATACTGA